From the Telopea speciosissima isolate NSW1024214 ecotype Mountain lineage chromosome 9, Tspe_v1, whole genome shotgun sequence genome, the window CCATCTTCTATCCCtcgctcttcttcttcaagttgttcttggagaaaactcctaTCTCTCTCACATCTGCTCCAACTTCGACAACTACACTTCCAATGGTACCTACGAGACCAACTTGAACAACTTGATGACTTCTCTATCCTATAGTGTTCCTCGCAGCCGAGGCTTCGGGTATGTCACAGTTGGGAAAGATCCTGATCGAGTATACGGGCTCGGTCTATGTCGAGGTGATGTCTCAAGCACCGATTGTAAAACCTGTATTGTCGATGCAAAGACCCAAATTCTCAAAAGCTGTTCTAATGAGAAAGAAGCCATTATTTGGTACGATCATTGTCTTTTGAAATActccaattctgatttctttggAAAGATTGATACCAAATACAAAGTCTACATGTATGACACACAGAACGTAAGTG encodes:
- the LOC122638597 gene encoding cysteine-rich repeat secretory protein 38-like gives rise to the protein MGYLLGLSPLHLLSLALLLQVVLGENSYLSHICSNFDNYTSNGTYETNLNNLMTSLSYSVPRSRGFGYVTVGKDPDRVYGLGLCRGDVSSTDCKTCIVDAKTQILKSCSNEKEAIIWYDHCLLKYSNSDFFGKIDTKYKVYMYDTQNVSDPASFNYKVRELLNEVATDAYDDHNSKLYATGELVIDGSEKLYGLAQCTRDLSRANCKECLDDAISDLPSCCDGKQGGRILGGSCNIRYELYSFVNSN